A part of Roseofilum casamattae BLCC-M143 genomic DNA contains:
- a CDS encoding NUDIX hydrolase has translation MPYQHEPAEHIKQQFFYQGRKFSFDGSTLRLPNGVVGNWECIRHPGGALAVPVTPNGKLVLVRQYRFAAQGRLLEFPAGTVEPHEDPAETIKREIEEETGYRAGQWRKLGQFFLAPGYSDEIIYAFLAQDLEELPNPPAQDEDEDIETVLMTPMELEQAILDGEPVDAKSISALVLARPFLSE, from the coding sequence ATGCCCTATCAACACGAACCCGCAGAACACATCAAACAACAGTTTTTCTATCAAGGACGCAAGTTTAGTTTTGATGGCTCGACCCTGCGCCTTCCCAACGGAGTGGTGGGAAATTGGGAATGCATTCGCCATCCCGGAGGCGCTCTGGCCGTCCCGGTGACTCCCAACGGAAAATTAGTCTTAGTCCGTCAATATCGGTTTGCCGCTCAAGGACGACTGTTGGAGTTTCCTGCCGGAACTGTCGAACCCCACGAAGATCCTGCCGAAACGATTAAACGGGAAATTGAAGAAGAAACCGGATATCGTGCAGGTCAATGGCGCAAGCTAGGTCAGTTTTTTCTCGCACCCGGCTATTCTGATGAAATTATTTATGCCTTTTTAGCGCAAGATTTGGAAGAATTGCCTAATCCTCCCGCCCAAGATGAGGATGAAGATATCGAAACGGTGTTGATGACTCCGATGGAGTTAGAACAAGCGATTTTAGATGGGGAGCCTGTTGACGCGAAGTCTATTTCTGCTTTGGTGTTGGCTCGCCCGTTCTTGTCCGAGTAA